Proteins co-encoded in one Longimicrobium sp. genomic window:
- the rpoC gene encoding DNA-directed RNA polymerase subunit beta', which produces MIDFPRGRETRSQDFNYIQVKLASPEEIRSWSFGEVTKPETINYRSFKPERDGLFCERIFGPVKDWECHCGKFKRIRFRGHVCDKCGVEVTLSKVRRERMGHIELAVPVAHIWMFKTLPSQMGYLLGMTLRDLEKVIYYAAYVVTAPGAQDVKHSQVIDEDEFLALREKAREEGDTEFKADIGADAVRNLLRQIDVESLAETLREQVAGETSQHRKKMVLKRLKVIDAIRNSGDTASERNKPEWMIMDVVPVIPPDLRPLVPLDGGRFATSDLNDLYRRVINRNNRLKKLMEMRAPEVILRNEKRMLQEAVDALFDNGRRSKAIRGRGKRPLKSLSDMLKGKQGRFRQNLLGKRVDYSGRSVIVVGPELKLHQCGLPKAMAVELFKPFIIHELEKRGEAETVKRAKKIVERDDPRVYEVLEDIIRDHPVLLNRAPTLHRLGIQAFEPVLVEGKAIRIHPLVCAAFNADFDGDQMAVHVPLSFEAQLEARVLMLSSNNILLPSNGRPIAAPSQDIVIGCYWLTHQTAQHDATFEADLLEQRKPGSEADLSKVVRRFGNVAEVEMALAHKAVGYHSPIYYFTDPRPENELEEGEERKAGWIRTTPGRVIFNSVVPAELGYWNRTMGKKELGDIIFTAYRQVGLAKTVVFLDDLKAFGFRYSTLGGVSVGIEDMEIPAEKDQILREADEDVTRFTRAYNNGVISNGERYNKVIDTWTHANNDVADAMVDRLRRSRGGFNPVYMMMNSGARGSRDQMRQLAGMRGLMAKPQKKLTGGIGEIIESPIKSNFREGLTVLEYFISTHGARKGLADTALKTADAGYLTRRLVDVAQDVTITEDDCGTILGLEVSALKEGEDVVEPLKDRIVGSVAADDVFDPIDGEILVEAGQLINEEIADDIEDAGIQSVKIRSVLTCESRRGLCVKCYGRNLATMGIVDPGEAVGILAAQSIGEPGTQLTLRTFHIGGTAARIAATTVRKSKVDGVAQFDRVTTVSTPDGTRIVTSREGEIIMRTAEGAVRSRLAVPYGATISVHDGDTIAIGDTLFSWDPYSEPIVADFGGTVRFIDIIDEATVREELDESTGRRQMVIIEDRSKKLHPMIEIVDPNSVKLREFIVPVGAQLTVRDGEAIEPGATLAKIAREAYKTRDITGGLPRIAELFEARRPKDPAVITEVDGTVRFGDIKRGKREVIVIPDAGNERVYEVPVGKHLRVHEGDFVRAGDRLSEGPVNPHDILRIKGPAAVQQYLLNEVQEVYRLQGVKINDKHIGVIIRQMLQKVRIMDPGDTEFLEGETIDRTVFLDTNQEALNGGRKPATSEPLLLGITKASLTTQSFISAASFQETTRVLTDAAIRGARDNLQGLKENIIIGHLIPAGTGIYRYNEVEFGPETPEGAEESDDGGFAPAASARPAPEIAAADEATVIPA; this is translated from the coding sequence ATGATCGACTTTCCCCGCGGCCGCGAGACCCGGTCTCAGGACTTCAACTACATCCAGGTGAAGCTGGCCTCCCCCGAGGAGATCCGCTCCTGGAGCTTCGGCGAGGTCACCAAGCCGGAGACCATCAACTACCGTTCGTTCAAGCCCGAGCGCGACGGGCTGTTCTGCGAGCGCATCTTCGGTCCCGTGAAGGACTGGGAGTGCCACTGCGGAAAGTTCAAGCGCATCCGCTTCCGCGGCCACGTCTGCGACAAGTGCGGCGTCGAAGTGACGCTCAGCAAGGTGCGGCGCGAGCGCATGGGCCACATCGAGCTGGCCGTGCCGGTGGCGCACATCTGGATGTTCAAGACGCTTCCCTCGCAGATGGGATACCTGCTGGGGATGACGCTGCGCGACCTGGAGAAGGTCATCTACTACGCCGCGTACGTGGTGACCGCGCCGGGCGCGCAGGACGTGAAGCACAGCCAGGTGATCGACGAGGACGAGTTCCTGGCGCTGCGCGAGAAGGCCCGCGAGGAGGGCGACACCGAGTTCAAGGCCGACATCGGCGCCGACGCGGTGCGCAACCTGCTGCGCCAGATCGACGTGGAGAGCCTGGCCGAGACGCTGCGCGAGCAGGTGGCCGGCGAGACCAGCCAGCACCGCAAGAAGATGGTGCTGAAGCGCCTGAAGGTGATCGACGCCATCCGCAACTCGGGCGACACCGCCAGCGAGCGGAACAAGCCGGAGTGGATGATCATGGACGTGGTCCCGGTCATCCCCCCCGACCTGCGCCCGCTGGTGCCGCTGGACGGCGGCCGCTTCGCGACGTCGGACCTGAACGACCTCTACCGCCGCGTCATCAACCGGAACAACCGGCTGAAGAAGCTGATGGAGATGCGCGCGCCCGAGGTCATCCTGCGCAACGAGAAGCGCATGCTGCAGGAGGCGGTCGACGCGCTGTTCGACAACGGCCGCCGCAGCAAGGCGATCCGCGGCCGCGGCAAGCGCCCGCTGAAGTCGCTGTCCGACATGCTGAAGGGGAAGCAGGGGCGCTTCCGCCAGAACCTCCTCGGCAAGCGCGTGGACTACTCGGGGCGCTCGGTCATCGTCGTCGGTCCCGAGCTGAAGCTGCACCAGTGCGGCCTGCCGAAGGCCATGGCGGTGGAGCTGTTCAAGCCGTTCATCATCCACGAGCTGGAGAAGCGCGGCGAAGCCGAGACGGTGAAGCGCGCCAAGAAGATCGTGGAGCGCGACGACCCGCGGGTGTACGAGGTGCTCGAGGACATCATCCGCGACCACCCCGTGCTGCTGAACCGCGCGCCCACGCTGCACCGGCTGGGGATCCAGGCGTTCGAGCCGGTGCTGGTGGAGGGGAAGGCCATCCGCATCCACCCGCTGGTGTGCGCCGCCTTCAACGCCGACTTCGACGGCGACCAGATGGCCGTGCACGTGCCGCTCTCGTTCGAGGCGCAGCTCGAGGCGCGGGTGCTGATGCTGTCGAGCAACAACATCCTGCTCCCGTCCAACGGCCGGCCCATCGCGGCGCCCAGCCAGGACATCGTGATCGGGTGCTACTGGCTGACGCACCAGACCGCGCAGCACGACGCCACCTTCGAGGCCGACCTGCTGGAGCAGCGCAAGCCGGGCTCCGAGGCCGACCTTTCCAAGGTGGTGCGCCGCTTCGGGAACGTGGCCGAGGTGGAGATGGCGCTGGCCCACAAGGCCGTGGGCTACCACAGCCCCATCTACTACTTCACCGACCCGCGCCCCGAGAACGAGCTGGAGGAGGGCGAGGAGCGCAAGGCCGGGTGGATCCGCACCACGCCGGGGCGGGTGATCTTCAACTCCGTGGTTCCGGCCGAGCTGGGCTACTGGAACCGCACCATGGGGAAGAAGGAGCTGGGCGACATCATCTTCACCGCCTACCGGCAGGTGGGGCTGGCGAAGACGGTGGTCTTCCTCGACGACCTGAAGGCGTTCGGGTTCCGCTACTCGACGCTCGGCGGCGTGTCCGTCGGCATCGAGGACATGGAGATCCCGGCCGAGAAGGACCAGATCCTTCGCGAGGCCGACGAGGACGTGACGCGCTTCACCCGCGCGTACAACAACGGCGTGATCTCGAACGGCGAGCGCTACAACAAGGTCATCGACACCTGGACGCACGCCAACAACGACGTGGCCGACGCCATGGTGGACCGCCTCCGGCGCAGCCGCGGCGGCTTCAACCCCGTGTACATGATGATGAACTCGGGGGCCCGCGGCAGCCGTGACCAGATGCGGCAGCTGGCGGGAATGCGCGGCCTGATGGCCAAGCCCCAGAAGAAGCTCACCGGCGGCATCGGCGAGATCATCGAGAGCCCCATCAAGTCGAACTTCCGCGAGGGGCTCACGGTGCTGGAGTACTTCATCTCCACGCACGGCGCGCGGAAGGGGCTGGCCGACACGGCGCTGAAGACGGCCGACGCGGGGTACCTGACCCGCCGCTTGGTGGACGTGGCCCAGGACGTGACCATTACCGAGGACGACTGCGGGACCATCCTGGGGCTCGAGGTGTCGGCGCTGAAGGAAGGCGAGGACGTGGTCGAGCCGCTGAAGGACCGCATCGTCGGTTCCGTTGCGGCCGACGACGTGTTCGACCCGATCGACGGCGAGATCCTGGTGGAGGCCGGCCAGCTGATCAACGAGGAGATCGCCGACGACATCGAGGACGCCGGCATCCAGTCGGTGAAGATCCGCTCGGTGCTGACCTGCGAGAGCCGCCGCGGGCTGTGCGTGAAGTGCTACGGCCGCAACCTGGCCACCATGGGAATCGTGGACCCGGGCGAGGCGGTGGGCATTCTGGCCGCGCAGTCGATCGGCGAGCCGGGGACGCAGCTGACGCTGCGCACCTTCCACATCGGCGGCACGGCGGCGCGCATCGCCGCCACCACGGTGCGGAAGAGCAAGGTGGACGGCGTGGCGCAGTTCGACCGCGTGACCACCGTGTCGACCCCCGACGGGACGCGGATCGTGACCTCGCGCGAAGGCGAGATCATCATGCGCACGGCCGAGGGCGCGGTGCGCAGCCGTCTGGCGGTGCCGTACGGCGCCACCATCTCGGTGCACGACGGCGACACCATCGCCATCGGCGACACGCTGTTCTCGTGGGACCCGTACTCCGAGCCCATCGTGGCCGACTTCGGCGGCACCGTGCGCTTCATCGACATCATCGACGAGGCCACGGTCCGCGAGGAGCTGGACGAGAGCACCGGGCGCCGGCAGATGGTGATCATCGAGGACCGCAGCAAGAAGCTGCACCCGATGATCGAGATCGTGGACCCGAACAGCGTGAAGCTGCGCGAGTTCATCGTGCCCGTGGGCGCGCAGCTCACGGTGCGCGACGGCGAGGCCATCGAGCCGGGCGCCACGCTGGCCAAGATCGCGCGCGAGGCGTACAAGACGCGCGACATCACCGGCGGCCTGCCGCGCATCGCCGAGCTGTTCGAGGCGAGGCGCCCCAAGGACCCGGCGGTGATCACCGAGGTCGACGGCACCGTGCGCTTCGGCGACATCAAGCGCGGCAAGCGCGAGGTGATCGTGATTCCCGACGCGGGGAACGAGCGGGTGTACGAGGTGCCGGTGGGCAAGCACCTGCGCGTGCACGAGGGCGACTTCGTGCGCGCCGGCGACCGCCTGAGCGAGGGGCCGGTGAATCCGCACGACATCCTGCGGATCAAGGGCCCGGCCGCGGTGCAGCAGTACCTGCTGAACGAGGTGCAGGAGGTGTACCGCCTGCAGGGCGTGAAGATCAACGACAAGCACATTGGCGTGATCATCCGCCAGATGCTCCAGAAGGTCCGGATCATGGACCCGGGCGACACGGAGTTCCTGGAGGGCGAGACCATCGACCGCACGGTGTTCCTGGACACCAACCAGGAGGCGCTGAACGGCGGCCGGAAGCCGGCGACCAGCGAGCCGCTGCTGCTGGGGATCACGAAGGCGTCGCTGACCACGCAGTCGTTCATCAGCGCGGCGTCGTTCCAGGAGACCACGCGGGTGCTGACCGACGCCGCCATCCGCGGCGCGCGCGACAACCTGCAGGGGCTGAAGGAGAACATCATCATCGGGCACCTGATCCCCGCGGGCACCGGCATCTACCGGTACAACGAGGTGGAGTTCGGGCCCGAGACGCCGGAAGGTGCCGAGGAGAGCGACGACGGCGGGTTCGCGCCCGCCGCCAGCGCCCGCCCGGCCCCCGAGATCGCGGCCGCCGACGAGGCGACGGTGATCCCGGCGTAA